A window of the Bacteroidales bacterium genome harbors these coding sequences:
- a CDS encoding DUF2279 domain-containing protein, translating to MIQQELPSNAKKLKAVIISESILGIGCLGGLYGLWYADYPQSSFHFINDNDEWLGMDKAGHMMTSYYMGKVGYENLKWAGAKEKNAIWYGGLTGLAYLTTVEVFDGFSKEWGASPGDMLANSLGSALFISQQMFWSEQKIILKWSFQLTDYAQYNKAQLGSGTAQRMLKDYNGQTYWLSGNIKSLANMHSKFPAWLNVAIGYGADGMIAPKTNPDQIQGIPIPDFKRKHQFYLAPDIDLTRIPVRSKTLKLVLNAIGFIKFPMPALEITNTGIKFHPLYF from the coding sequence GTGATTCAACAAGAATTACCGTCTAATGCAAAGAAACTGAAGGCTGTTATCATCTCTGAAAGTATATTGGGAATTGGCTGCCTTGGCGGGTTATATGGACTTTGGTATGCTGATTATCCCCAATCCTCTTTCCACTTCATTAACGACAATGATGAATGGTTGGGAATGGATAAAGCAGGCCATATGATGACATCCTATTATATGGGGAAGGTTGGCTATGAAAATCTAAAATGGGCCGGAGCAAAAGAGAAAAATGCCATCTGGTATGGAGGCCTGACAGGTCTTGCTTATTTAACTACTGTTGAAGTTTTCGATGGATTCTCAAAAGAATGGGGAGCATCCCCCGGTGATATGCTGGCCAATAGTCTTGGAAGCGCTTTATTTATAAGCCAGCAAATGTTTTGGTCGGAGCAGAAGATCATACTCAAGTGGTCCTTTCAATTAACAGATTACGCTCAGTATAACAAAGCCCAATTAGGCTCAGGAACGGCACAACGAATGCTGAAAGATTACAATGGTCAAACGTACTGGTTATCAGGAAATATCAAAAGCCTGGCAAACATGCATTCAAAATTTCCGGCCTGGCTTAATGTTGCTATAGGTTATGGTGCCGATGGTATGATTGCACCTAAAACGAATCCAGACCAAATCCAGGGAATTCCGATCCCTGATTTTAAAAGAAAGCATCAGTTCTATCTAGCGCCTGATATTGATCTTACCCGTATTCCAGTCCGGTCAAAAACCTTAAAACTGGTATTAAATGCCATTGGTTTTATTAAATTTCCGATGCCAGCCCTTGAGATAACTAATACAGGGATCAAGTTTCATCCCCTTTATTTTTAA
- the mltG gene encoding endolytic transglycosylase MltG, with the protein MTNYYSSVIHKEQRKARLKRFFRFGILLVLLAFGAIAYLGYTMLYKSNVWLNGQESYGLKISSTEKWEQLTDHLYKNGLIIHRNSFEFVANLMKYPDHVKPGYYLIKPGMSNHQLLSKLRAGRQDPVKLVFNNIRTKEDLAGHISEQIEADSVSLIKLLSNPEITGKFGFTPATILTMFIPNTYSVYWNISPEKFLDRMFKEYNSFWNEKRKKQLTDIGLTRLEAMTLASIVEKETNRNDEKPDVAGVYMNRIKQGWLLQADPTLVFALGDFSIKRVLNIYKKIDSPYNTYMYIGLPPGPICMPSVSSIDAVLNYRQHNYMYFCAREDFSGYHNFAVTQQDHELNAQRYQQALNRQGIMK; encoded by the coding sequence ATGACAAATTATTATTCTTCAGTTATTCATAAGGAGCAGCGAAAAGCGCGCCTCAAAAGATTCTTCAGGTTCGGCATCCTCCTTGTACTTTTAGCATTCGGAGCCATTGCATACTTAGGCTATACCATGCTATACAAATCCAACGTCTGGCTGAACGGGCAGGAATCTTATGGCTTGAAAATAAGCTCCACGGAAAAATGGGAACAGTTAACAGACCATTTATATAAAAATGGACTCATTATCCATCGCAACTCATTTGAGTTTGTGGCCAACCTCATGAAATACCCTGATCATGTAAAGCCCGGATACTATCTGATTAAACCCGGAATGAGCAATCACCAGCTATTATCGAAGTTAAGGGCAGGAAGACAAGACCCTGTTAAACTTGTATTCAATAATATCCGTACAAAAGAAGACCTTGCCGGTCATATTTCGGAACAAATTGAAGCCGATTCCGTTTCGTTAATCAAACTCTTGAGTAACCCGGAAATAACCGGGAAGTTTGGCTTTACTCCTGCAACCATTTTAACGATGTTCATTCCAAATACTTACTCAGTGTATTGGAATATCAGTCCGGAAAAATTCCTTGACAGGATGTTCAAGGAGTATAATTCCTTCTGGAATGAAAAAAGAAAAAAACAACTCACTGACATTGGACTTACCCGCTTAGAAGCGATGACACTGGCCTCCATTGTTGAAAAGGAAACGAACCGGAATGATGAAAAGCCTGATGTTGCTGGTGTTTACATGAACCGAATTAAACAGGGATGGCTACTACAGGCTGATCCTACACTGGTATTTGCTTTAGGGGATTTTTCCATTAAAAGAGTTTTAAACATTTATAAAAAAATAGATTCTCCCTATAACACTTATATGTATATAGGACTTCCGCCCGGCCCTATATGTATGCCCTCCGTTTCTTCTATTGATGCCGTGCTTAATTACAGACAACACAATTACATGTATTTTTGTGCAAGGGAGGATTTTTCCGGGTACCATAATTTTGCGGTCACACAGCAAGATCATGAATTGAATGCCCAACGGTATCAGCAAGCACTGAACCGACAGGGAATAATGAAATAA
- the bla gene encoding class A beta-lactamase, subclass A2, translated as MTSPGSKFFLSIILMTGISYSSIAQNQELNKKIQSIVEGKNLKAGVAIKLIETGDTISINAADLYPMQSVYKFHLALAVYDKVQKGEFSINDSIYIKKSDLLPNTWSPIRDRYPEGNINMKLYDILGYTVSQSDNVGCDILFRLLGGPEYVNDFIALNGIKDISIKATEEEMHKSWDVQFINSSTPWAAVLLLEKFFKGEIINGINYQLLWDQMVNSSTGVMRIKNRLPEGTILAHKTGSSGTNSEGITAATNDIGIICLPGGRHLVLAVFVTNSRENSSVNEAVIADIAYEAYSYFLSK; from the coding sequence ATGACATCTCCCGGATCAAAATTCTTCCTGAGTATTATCCTGATGACAGGAATTAGTTATTCCTCGATCGCACAAAATCAGGAACTTAATAAAAAAATTCAGTCCATTGTAGAGGGTAAGAATCTGAAAGCAGGGGTTGCTATTAAACTTATAGAAACAGGTGATACTATTTCTATAAATGCTGCTGATCTTTATCCAATGCAAAGTGTATATAAGTTCCATTTGGCACTTGCTGTTTATGACAAGGTGCAGAAAGGCGAATTTTCTATAAATGATTCAATTTATATAAAAAAATCCGATCTCCTTCCCAATACCTGGAGCCCAATCAGAGATCGCTACCCGGAAGGAAATATTAATATGAAGTTATATGACATTTTAGGCTACACTGTTTCTCAAAGTGACAATGTAGGGTGCGATATTTTATTCAGATTACTGGGTGGACCTGAATATGTCAACGATTTCATCGCCTTGAATGGGATAAAGGATATTTCAATCAAAGCTACGGAAGAAGAAATGCACAAAAGCTGGGATGTACAATTCATAAATAGCAGCACACCCTGGGCCGCAGTTTTACTCCTGGAGAAATTTTTTAAAGGTGAAATAATCAATGGGATAAATTACCAGCTATTGTGGGATCAAATGGTTAATAGTTCTACAGGCGTTATGAGAATAAAAAACCGGTTACCTGAAGGAACTATTTTAGCTCATAAAACGGGTTCATCAGGCACAAATTCAGAAGGTATCACTGCAGCTACAAATGATATAGGTATCATCTGCCTACCTGGGGGGCGACACCTTGTTTTGGCCGTCTTTGTGACAAATTCACGGGAAAACAGCAGTGTGAATGAAGCTGTGATTGCAGATATCGCTTATGAAGCATATTCCTATTTCCTGTCAAAATAG
- a CDS encoding diaminopimelate epimerase has translation MHIPFIKYQGTGNDFILVDDRSRIFPDDVTLISHMCNRHFGIGADGLLLLRNSDSSDFEMVYFNADGSPATFCGNGGRCIVAFAQSLELIGYSTSFIAADGMHMAQILEEQGASSEVSLKMKDPEIYEFNDDSCFLNTGTFHFVKFVDDVSQIDVHEEGKRIRNLPKFEPAGTNVNFVQICEGYLKVRTYEKGVEAETLSCGTGVTASAIAASLKSGGTDFQIQTPGGNLKVTFRRDGTRFSEITLQGNVSRVFEGQFSF, from the coding sequence ATGCATATTCCATTTATTAAATACCAGGGTACCGGAAATGATTTCATCTTAGTTGATGACCGTTCAAGGATATTTCCTGACGATGTGACTTTAATCAGTCATATGTGCAACAGGCATTTTGGAATTGGTGCTGATGGTTTATTGTTGCTAAGAAACAGTGATTCTTCTGATTTTGAGATGGTATATTTTAATGCCGATGGAAGTCCTGCAACATTTTGCGGTAATGGAGGCAGATGTATTGTAGCTTTTGCCCAAAGTCTTGAATTGATAGGTTATTCAACATCCTTTATTGCTGCCGATGGCATGCATATGGCACAAATTCTTGAAGAGCAGGGTGCTTCATCGGAGGTAAGTTTAAAGATGAAGGACCCGGAAATATATGAGTTTAATGATGATTCCTGTTTTCTGAATACTGGCACTTTTCATTTCGTGAAATTTGTGGATGATGTATCTCAAATCGATGTCCATGAAGAGGGAAAAAGGATACGGAATCTTCCAAAATTTGAACCTGCTGGTACGAATGTAAATTTCGTGCAGATCTGTGAAGGATATCTCAAAGTGAGAACTTATGAAAAAGGTGTGGAGGCTGAAACTTTGTCATGTGGCACCGGTGTGACCGCTTCCGCCATTGCCGCCTCACTTAAGTCAGGTGGGACAGATTTTCAGATTCAAACTCCAGGAGGCAACCTGAAGGTGACTTTCAGAAGAGATGGAACCAGGTTTAGTGAAATTACCCTACAGGGAAATGTATCACGAGTTTTTGAAGGTCAGTTTAGCTTTTAA
- the pbpC gene encoding penicillin-binding protein 1C, with product MIRFRGSAISFISAEKKGIAHWFKSGVGIVLIAFAVFFFLDLCFPFTVRIDYSRQVLSRDKELLHAFLSSDQKWRMNCSLEEVNPILVKTIIQKEDQWFWYHPGVNIFSIGRAVWQNFSRGERISGASTITMQVVRLLERRERTYLSKVIEIFRAVQLEMHYSKSRILEMYLNLLPYGGNIEGIKAASFLYFGQKPYTLSTAQVVTLAIIPNNPHHLRLGINNERILKERNHWLVRLSGQGWINESQLTASLTEPLTAHRLPAPRLVPHYAEKLVRMFPEHLILNTFIDRNLQDQVEKLMATEIASLRMKGITNCAVIVISNTTSQVLAYAGSAGFKESLYSGQVDGVSSLRSPGSALKPFLYAMAIDKGLITPKSMLEDVPINFGGYKPSNYDETYRGQLTATQALALSLNIPAVDLANRLGVELFVEKLGRGGLRWISKRKDKLGLSVVLGGCGVTLEELTNLYSSLARDGRHYPLQYCKEDKQIRTDTLFSPQSSWMITEMLTNLKRPDLPNYFENSVHLPHIAWKTGTSYGRRDAWSIGYNPEYTVGVWVGNFDGTGIADLSGSETAAPILFKIFNQLTYKKNPKWFKQPEGVDFRLVCSESGLPPNDFCENIVMDYYIPAVSSNRKCNHMLEVFTNPSGTESYCRSCLPASGYRSDFYPNYRPQLLTFYNLERIPYKRIPPHNSSCNRVYQDQDPVITSLNGNKEYILYADADQKLQLACSAGVDVTKVYWYINNKFLQDASVSETLFFTPVAGMNKISCCDDKGRNTDIYVKVTFI from the coding sequence ATGATCAGGTTCAGGGGATCAGCGATTTCATTCATCAGTGCCGAAAAGAAGGGTATCGCTCATTGGTTCAAATCAGGAGTGGGTATTGTCCTGATAGCATTTGCTGTTTTCTTTTTCCTGGACCTTTGTTTTCCCTTTACTGTCAGGATTGATTATTCCCGCCAGGTGCTCAGCCGTGACAAGGAACTTCTCCATGCCTTTCTTTCTTCTGACCAGAAATGGAGGATGAATTGTTCACTTGAGGAAGTCAACCCAATCCTGGTAAAAACGATCATTCAGAAAGAAGATCAGTGGTTCTGGTATCATCCCGGTGTGAATATATTTTCAATCGGCAGGGCTGTCTGGCAAAATTTTAGCCGGGGTGAAAGAATATCAGGAGCATCCACCATTACAATGCAGGTGGTCAGGTTGTTGGAACGCCGGGAGCGCACATACCTAAGCAAAGTAATCGAAATATTCAGGGCGGTACAATTGGAAATGCATTATTCCAAATCCCGGATTCTTGAAATGTATCTGAATCTTTTGCCATACGGAGGTAATATTGAAGGCATTAAAGCCGCATCTTTCCTGTACTTTGGCCAGAAACCCTATACCTTAAGTACAGCCCAGGTTGTAACCCTGGCAATTATTCCCAATAATCCCCATCACCTTCGGCTGGGTATAAATAATGAAAGGATTCTGAAAGAGAGGAATCATTGGTTGGTAAGATTATCCGGACAGGGATGGATTAATGAATCTCAATTAACCGCTTCATTAACAGAACCTCTTACTGCACACAGGCTACCCGCACCACGCCTTGTTCCTCATTATGCCGAGAAACTCGTTAGAATGTTCCCGGAGCATTTGATACTGAATACATTTATTGACCGTAATCTGCAGGATCAGGTAGAGAAATTAATGGCTACTGAGATTGCCAGCCTCAGGATGAAAGGTATTACCAACTGTGCGGTAATCGTAATCTCAAACACAACTTCACAAGTATTGGCTTATGCCGGTTCTGCAGGATTTAAAGAATCATTGTATTCTGGACAGGTGGATGGAGTCTCTTCACTGAGGTCGCCAGGCAGCGCTTTGAAACCCTTTCTTTATGCAATGGCAATTGATAAAGGATTGATAACTCCAAAAAGTATGCTGGAAGATGTTCCCATTAATTTTGGAGGATATAAGCCCTCAAACTATGATGAAACATACCGGGGACAACTCACGGCTACTCAGGCTCTGGCGCTTTCACTAAATATCCCTGCTGTGGACCTGGCAAACAGGCTGGGTGTGGAGTTATTTGTTGAGAAACTTGGGAGGGGAGGGCTACGCTGGATTTCAAAAAGAAAAGATAAACTTGGACTTTCAGTTGTCCTGGGTGGCTGCGGAGTTACACTCGAAGAACTAACTAACCTTTATTCTTCTCTGGCAAGGGATGGCAGGCATTATCCCCTCCAATACTGTAAAGAAGATAAGCAAATCCGAACAGACACTTTATTTAGTCCGCAATCCTCCTGGATGATAACAGAGATGCTGACCAATCTCAAACGGCCGGATTTGCCAAATTACTTTGAAAACTCCGTTCACTTACCCCATATTGCCTGGAAAACCGGCACATCCTATGGTAGAAGGGATGCATGGAGCATTGGATATAATCCTGAATATACTGTAGGGGTATGGGTAGGGAATTTTGATGGCACCGGCATCGCAGATCTTTCAGGATCAGAGACAGCTGCTCCCATCTTATTCAAAATATTTAATCAATTAACATACAAAAAAAATCCTAAATGGTTTAAACAGCCAGAAGGTGTTGATTTCAGGTTGGTATGCTCTGAATCAGGTCTGCCGCCCAACGACTTTTGCGAGAATATTGTGATGGATTACTACATCCCGGCTGTTTCTTCCAATCGGAAATGTAATCACATGCTGGAAGTTTTTACCAATCCTTCAGGCACAGAATCATATTGCAGGAGTTGCCTTCCTGCCAGTGGTTATCGGAGTGATTTCTATCCCAATTACAGGCCTCAGTTACTAACATTCTATAACCTTGAACGCATTCCTTACAAAAGGATACCTCCTCATAATTCATCCTGTAATCGTGTCTACCAGGACCAGGATCCGGTAATCACTTCTCTTAATGGAAATAAGGAATATATTCTATATGCTGATGCAGATCAGAAGTTGCAATTGGCTTGTTCTGCAGGGGTAGATGTCACGAAAGTTTATTGGTATATTAATAACAAATTTCTACAAGATGCCAGTGTTTCAGAAACACTGTTTTTTACCCCTGTTGCAGGGATGAATAAGATATCCTGTTGCGATGATAAAGGAAGAAATACTGATATTTACGTAAAAGTCACTTTTATCTGA
- the ychF gene encoding redox-regulated ATPase YchF: MGLKCGIIGLSNTGKTTLFNCVANTKVHNQPGVQKANIGQINVPDSRLLEIDKLIRSVRVVFATVDLVDIPGLTKGSGQAESGSSRFLADIQQTDALIHVIRCFDSDTIPHIEGNVNPVRDKEIVDLELCIRDLGMVERKIQRTEKLIKAGDKDARKTMEVLQVYKAHLEEFKPARTAPVHVEDHKHIADMFLITDKPVIYVCNVDEGSAATGNAYYTQFLEAVKDENAEVLMIAAELEAQIAELEDADDRAIFLSDAGLSEPGVNKVVSSAYKLLNLQSFFTAGPKEVRAWTIHKGMTAPQAAGVIHSDLERGFIRAEVMKYNDFMTYKTEHACRDAGKLFVEGKNYVVGDGDILHIRFNV; this comes from the coding sequence ATGGGATTAAAATGTGGCATCATTGGTTTATCCAATACGGGTAAAACCACTCTTTTTAACTGTGTAGCGAATACTAAGGTTCATAATCAACCGGGTGTTCAAAAAGCAAATATTGGTCAGATCAATGTACCGGATTCCCGATTACTGGAAATTGACAAACTCATCCGTTCTGTCAGAGTAGTTTTTGCTACTGTTGACCTTGTAGATATTCCAGGTCTGACTAAAGGATCAGGTCAGGCAGAGAGTGGATCCAGCAGGTTTTTGGCTGATATTCAACAGACTGATGCACTGATTCATGTGATTCGCTGTTTTGACAGTGATACGATCCCTCATATTGAAGGCAATGTAAATCCTGTGAGAGACAAAGAAATCGTTGATCTTGAACTCTGTATCAGAGACCTGGGGATGGTGGAAAGGAAAATCCAGAGAACAGAAAAACTCATCAAAGCCGGAGATAAGGATGCAAGGAAAACGATGGAGGTACTCCAGGTTTATAAGGCCCATCTTGAAGAGTTTAAGCCAGCGAGAACAGCCCCTGTGCATGTTGAAGATCATAAGCATATTGCTGATATGTTCCTGATTACAGACAAACCGGTTATTTATGTATGTAATGTGGATGAAGGATCAGCAGCAACCGGAAATGCTTATTATACGCAATTCCTGGAAGCTGTTAAGGATGAAAATGCAGAGGTGCTGATGATTGCTGCTGAACTGGAGGCACAGATTGCAGAATTGGAAGATGCCGACGACCGCGCAATTTTCCTCTCTGATGCCGGATTATCTGAACCTGGTGTTAACAAAGTGGTAAGTTCAGCTTATAAATTGCTGAACCTACAGTCCTTCTTCACTGCCGGCCCCAAAGAAGTCAGGGCCTGGACCATTCATAAAGGAATGACTGCTCCACAGGCTGCCGGAGTGATCCACAGCGACCTTGAAAGAGGTTTCATCAGGGCGGAGGTGATGAAATATAATGATTTCATGACTTATAAGACAGAGCACGCCTGTCGCGATGCCGGGAAACTCTTTGTGGAAGGCAAGAATTACGTGGTAGGAGATGGGGATATTCTCCATATCCGGTTCAATGTATAA
- a CDS encoding GNAT family N-acetyltransferase, whose protein sequence is MIGTHISLRAPEPADIDTLYKWENDPTIWHLGNTLSPYSRFEIEQFVLNSSHDIYSSKQLRFMIDCLDSSTKQEPVGSIDLFDFDPHHRRAGIGILIDEKYRKNGFATEALELLSAYCFNTLNLHQLYCNIENTNQDSIRLFTRLGYKTCGLRKQWLLRNQEWTDELMLQLINPNESISKTIQRSLL, encoded by the coding sequence ATGATAGGAACGCATATTTCACTTCGTGCCCCTGAACCAGCCGATATAGATACACTCTATAAATGGGAAAATGATCCAACTATATGGCACCTGGGGAATACACTTTCTCCTTATTCAAGATTTGAAATTGAACAATTCGTGCTGAACTCCAGTCATGATATCTATTCTTCAAAGCAACTAAGGTTTATGATTGACTGCCTTGACTCCAGCACCAAACAAGAACCAGTAGGCAGTATTGACCTGTTTGATTTCGATCCACACCATCGAAGAGCGGGAATTGGTATCCTCATCGATGAGAAATACAGGAAGAATGGTTTTGCTACAGAGGCACTGGAGCTACTTTCCGCTTATTGTTTCAACACCTTAAACCTGCACCAGCTTTATTGTAATATCGAGAATACCAATCAGGATAGTATCCGGCTTTTTACCAGGCTTGGTTATAAGACTTGTGGTTTGCGAAAACAGTGGCTTCTTAGAAACCAGGAATGGACCGATGAACTTATGCTTCAGTTGATAAATCCAAACGAGTCGATCAGTAAAACAATCCAGCGATCCCTGTTATAA